ATATTAAAGGATGACTTACATAAGGCCTTTGCCTTAGATATTGCAGGTTTTTCTTTTTACTCTCTCATCGTAATGGATACTTCCAAGATAGGCCGCAGTGTCGATAAAGAAGAATATGCCGAAAAAACGCTTCATCAGGATGCAGAGTTCTTTTTGACCATTTTAGAAGAAAGCCGAAAAGCAGGTTACGATTTTTTAGAGATAACAAAACTTGTAAAACCCGGCAGAGACAACTACGAATATATCAGAAGCGGGCACCTAGGCGGCGATATTTTTCCTGTAGGAGCCGGAGCCGGAGGCTTCGTAAATAATACGGCCGTAATGAATCCCCTCGACAAAGAAAAATTTGCGGATCAAATTAACGGCTTTGATAAAACTTCAGGTATGTGGATAAGCGAAGATTACCGCAGAATAAAAAGATTTTCAGGACAGCTTCAAGAAGGATTGTTGGATTTAAGTTTTTTGACAAAAGAAGAGTCGGATAAAATCTATGATATGCTTACCGGATTGGAAAAAGAGGCTTTGATCAAAAAAGATGAAGGCTCCAAAAATTATAAATTTACCGACAAGGGCTTTTTTTGGGGCAATAGTCTTGCAGCCGAACTTGGAAAAAGCATTTTTTAATAACAAAAAGAATTAAAGAAGAGAGCGGCATAAAGGCAATTCCCCCACCCTCTTGCCGTTTTGCCGTTTTTTTTGTATCTTATACCCACGATAATTACTAAATTAATATAGATTCTTAAGGAGAACTAAAATGGCTAAACAATTATTGTTTAATGAAGAGGCTAGAAAAAGCCTTCTCGCCGGTGTTGAACAAATTTCAAATGCAGTAAAGGTTACACTCGGACCCAAGGGACGAAACGTTCTTATAGATAAGAGTTTCGGTGCCCCTACAGTTACAAAAGACGGCGTATCCGTAGCACGAGAAGTTGAACTTGAAAACAAATTTGAAAATATGGGTGCCCAGCTTTTAAAAGAAGTTGCAACAAAGACAAATGATGTTGCAGGAGACGGAACCACAACAGCTACCGTTCTTGCATACTCCATGGTAAAAGAAGGCTTAAAGGCCGTAGCTGCCGGAATGACTCCGCTTGAATTAAAACGCGGTATTGACAAGGCTGTAGCTATTGCCGTTGAAGATATTCAAAAAAATTCAAAAGAAATTAAGGGCTCGGAAGAAGTTGCCCACGTTGCCTCCGTTTCTGCAAACAATGATGCGGAAATCGGTAAAATCATCGCCGATGCCATCGCCAAGGTAGGAAAAGACGGCGTTATCGACGTAGGTGAAGCCCAGACAATGGAAACCGTTACGGACTATGTAGAAGGTATGCAGTTCGACAGGGGTTATATTTCTTCTTACTTTGTAACCGACAGAGACAGAATGGAAACTGTTTTTGAAAATCCCTACATCCTCATCTACGATAAATCAATCTCTACAATGAAGGATCTTCTCCCTCTCTTGGAGCAGGTAGCCCAGTCAGGCCGCCCTCTTTTAATTATCGCAGAAGATGTTGAAGGTGAAGCCCTCGCAACCTTGGTTGTAAACAGCCTCAGAGGTGCATTAAAGACATGTGCAGTTAAAGCCCCCGGTTTCGGCGACAGAAGAAAGGAAATGCTTGAAGACATAGCCGTTTTAACGGGCGGACAGGTCGTTTCGGAAGAATTAGGCTTTAAGCTTGAAGCAGCTCAAATTTCAATGTTGGGTCAGGCAAAAAGCATAAAAATCGATAAAGACAACACAATGATTATCGACGGAGCCGGAAAATCAAAGGACATTAAAGACAGAGTTACCCAGATCAAGACTCAGCTTGATGCTACCGATTCGGAATATGACAGTGAAAAGCTAAGAGAAAGATTGGCTAAGCTTTCAGGAGGTGTTGCCGTTATTAAGATCGGTGCCGTAACCGAAGTTGAAATGAAAGAGAAAAAGCACAGAGTTGAAGACGCTCTTTCGGCAACAAGAGCCGCTATCGAAGAAGGTATTGTTGCAGGAGGCGGTCTTGCAATGATTCAGGCTATCTCAGCCCTAGAAAAAGCCGATATGGGCTCTCTTACAGAGGACGAAAAAGTTGGCTTTAAGATTGTAAAACGAGCCCTTGAAGAACCTATCCGCCAAATTGCAGAAAATGCAGGTTTGGACGGAGCAGTTATTGCAGAAAAGGCTAAAGAAAAGAAGGGCGTAGGCTTTGATGCCGCTAAGATGGAATGGACGGATATGGTAAAAGCCGGAATCATCGACCCTGCCAAGGTTACCCGTTCCGCCTTGCAGAACGCAGCTTCGATTGCAAGCCTATTGCTGACAACCGAATGTGCAATTACGGACATCCCTGAAAAACAGGCAGGTCCTGCAATGCCTTCACCCGATATGGGCGGCATGGGCATGTACTAAAAAAAATTTTAGTAAACTGTATGCGGGCATGTACTAAAAGGCTTATGCCTACTCTATGCGGGAATGTATTAAACTTTTAGCTTACCGTATGTGGGCATGTACTAAACCGTAATATAAAATGAAGACCGTTATGATGTTTAACATAACGGTCTTTTTTTATTTCCTTTTAATATCATCTTGCTATTTTTTTGAATATATATTACAATGCTTCTATGAGTGATGATATAATTTCAGAACTAGGACTAAATACATCAAGCAAGGATACGGTTGAACTTGATTCTCTCACATTGGAAGCCTTAAAAAAAGGTCCTATAGATATATTTGATAATGTATACCTAGGTGAAACAAGACCGCATTCTCTTATCCTCTGTATAGATGTACGCGGCTTTAGTGACTTTATGTGTAATAATGATGAAACAGTTGTTTTCGGTTTAATTAAATCTTTTACGGCTAATTTTCTTTCCTGCCTTAATCAATTCGGCTATAATTGTTCGTATTATAAACTGCTTGGAGATGGAGCCTTAGTTATATGGGACAAACTGGATGGAGTTGCAATAAAAGAAGCCGTCACGGTTTTTACTACATATATAGAATTTGCACGAGAAGAACTATTTAAACCCTACGGAAATCTGTCAATAGGCGGCGCCTTGGTTTTAGATAAGGTATACAAATATGAAATTTCGGCAGAAGCATCCCAATTAAAGTATAGAGATTATGTAGGCTATGGCATAAATCTTGCATGCCGCCTTCAAAACCTTGCAGCGGGTGGAGAACTCATCGTAAGTAAAAAATTGGTTGATATCGGTGCAATATATGCAACAAAAAATATGGACCCTGAAGTAATGAAAAAACTCAGAGCCCTTAAAGGAGTCAAACCTGAAGACAGGGAAGCTATCTTTTTGTATAAAGATATAAATCCTAAAATTATTTCGATATTTAAAGTTTTAAGCTTAGATTTCTAAATTAGGGCCTTGACATAAATGTATATTTTTTATATACTCAAAACTCTTACGGCGGTATAGCTCAGTTGGCAGAGCAAACGGCTCATATCCGTTAGGTCATAGGTTCAAGCCCTATTGCCGCTAGCTAAATTTAAAGGCACTCAAATGAGTGCCTTTTTTTATTGTTTTTTCCTAATTTCTTGATAACGCTAAAATCTTTCTATCTTTGAGACCAGAAAGGCATCTGCAAGAACTAAATAACACATTGCTTCAACAACAGGCACAATACGAGGGAAAAGGCATATGTCGTGATTTCCTCCGACAGAAAGCATAGATTTCTCCCCTCTTTTGTTAAAGGAGGCTTGGCTCATTTTGATTGACGGAACAGGCTTTACGGCAAGTCTAAAATCTATTTGACATGTGCTCTTATCTTTTCTTCCGCCCTCACGGCTTAAATTTAAAGGATAGCGCATATCACAGGAAATACCGCCCAATATGCCGCCAGAATAATTTTTTGAAATATCATTATTTTCACTGCCGGAAATAGAAGCCGAAAAAAAACCGCCTCCGATTTCTATGCCTTTGACAGCACCTATCGACATTAAGGCTTGAGACAAGACCGCATCAAGTTTGCCGAAAACAGGAGAGCCGAGCCCTTCGGGAACATTTAAAAGAGAACAGGATAAAATACAACCGGCCGAATCTCCATTAGCAGCCAAAGTGCTTAACCTTTCAAAAATCGGTTCAGGCAGAGCATCACCTTCTTTAAGAGGAAGGCCTGTTTTAAGACCTGCAATTTCTTCGGCTCTTACCTGCACCGCAATAGGCTTTTTAGCATCCTTTATAGCAAAGGCTTCGAGCATGTTTTTTGCAACAGCTCCGCCAATAAGCCGGCCTATCGTCTCCCGTCCGGAAGAGCGGCCTCCGCCTCGGTAATCCCGATACCCGTATTTTACATCATGAGCATAATCGGCATGTCCCGGACGGTAAACATCTTTTAAGTTTTCATAATCCTTGGAGGAGGTTTCTTTATTTCTAACCAGAACGGCGATAGGGCTTCCCAGAGTCTTACCTTCAAAAACACCGGATAGAATTTCGCAAATGTCGTCTTCATTCCGTTTTGTAGAAAAAAGACCTGAGGAGCCGGGTTTTCTGCGGTTAAGCTCTTTTTGAATATCCTCGGCACAAAGGGGAATACCGGCAGGGCAGCCGTCAATTACAGCCCCTACCCCTGCACTCCTGCTTTCTCCAAAAGTTGTTAACGTAAAAAAACGCCCAAAAGAATTTGCCCCCATATCACACCTCCTATTCAGATAAACAGTAAGGCAGAATTTCTGCCGCACTGTTTATCGAACCTCCAAGTTTCAAAACTGCTTAATCTTTTTCAAATATAAGCTCACTTATCACGTGTTCTTTTTTTATGCCCTTTTTTTCAAACTTTGTTGTGGGACGCCAGCTTTGGCTTGGAGCGAATTTTTCGTATTTGGATTTTAGATTGGGAGTTTCGCTCAACTGCTCAAAGGCATCCTCTGCATAGTTTTCCCAATCCGTTACCATGTAAATATAGCCGCCCTTTTTTAATTTTTTTGAAAGTAAATCGGTTCGAGGTCTTCTTACAAGCCGCCTTTTATGATTCCGTTTTTTTTGCCATGGATCAGGAAAAAAAATATGAAAGCCGTCAACACTTTCATCATTTATCATATTTTCTAAAACTTCAATTGCATCATGTTCGATAATCCGTAAATT
The DNA window shown above is from Treponema denticola and carries:
- the aroC gene encoding chorismate synthase, with the translated sequence MGANSFGRFFTLTTFGESRSAGVGAVIDGCPAGIPLCAEDIQKELNRRKPGSSGLFSTKRNEDDICEILSGVFEGKTLGSPIAVLVRNKETSSKDYENLKDVYRPGHADYAHDVKYGYRDYRGGGRSSGRETIGRLIGGAVAKNMLEAFAIKDAKKPIAVQVRAEEIAGLKTGLPLKEGDALPEPIFERLSTLAANGDSAGCILSCSLLNVPEGLGSPVFGKLDAVLSQALMSIGAVKGIEIGGGFFSASISGSENNDISKNYSGGILGGISCDMRYPLNLSREGGRKDKSTCQIDFRLAVKPVPSIKMSQASFNKRGEKSMLSVGGNHDICLFPRIVPVVEAMCYLVLADAFLVSKIERF
- the trmB gene encoding tRNA (guanosine(46)-N7)-methyltransferase TrmB — translated: MDSTEITQNTDVSPYFRSIKTFVLRTGRITEGQKRNYETFYQKWCIPYTESPIGFKTLFQNDNPVIIEIGFGMGTATAQIAEDNPDKNYLGVEVFKAGVGKLLGEIEEKKLNNLRIIEHDAIEVLENMINDESVDGFHIFFPDPWQKKRNHKRRLVRRPRTDLLSKKLKKGGYIYMVTDWENYAEDAFEQLSETPNLKSKYEKFAPSQSWRPTTKFEKKGIKKEHVISELIFEKD
- the groL gene encoding chaperonin GroEL (60 kDa chaperone family; promotes refolding of misfolded polypeptides especially under stressful conditions; forms two stacked rings of heptamers to form a barrel-shaped 14mer; ends can be capped by GroES; misfolded proteins enter the barrel where they are refolded when GroES binds); this translates as MAKQLLFNEEARKSLLAGVEQISNAVKVTLGPKGRNVLIDKSFGAPTVTKDGVSVAREVELENKFENMGAQLLKEVATKTNDVAGDGTTTATVLAYSMVKEGLKAVAAGMTPLELKRGIDKAVAIAVEDIQKNSKEIKGSEEVAHVASVSANNDAEIGKIIADAIAKVGKDGVIDVGEAQTMETVTDYVEGMQFDRGYISSYFVTDRDRMETVFENPYILIYDKSISTMKDLLPLLEQVAQSGRPLLIIAEDVEGEALATLVVNSLRGALKTCAVKAPGFGDRRKEMLEDIAVLTGGQVVSEELGFKLEAAQISMLGQAKSIKIDKDNTMIIDGAGKSKDIKDRVTQIKTQLDATDSEYDSEKLRERLAKLSGGVAVIKIGAVTEVEMKEKKHRVEDALSATRAAIEEGIVAGGGLAMIQAISALEKADMGSLTEDEKVGFKIVKRALEEPIRQIAENAGLDGAVIAEKAKEKKGVGFDAAKMEWTDMVKAGIIDPAKVTRSALQNAASIASLLLTTECAITDIPEKQAGPAMPSPDMGGMGMY